The following coding sequences are from one Fibrobacter sp. UWT2 window:
- a CDS encoding fibrobacter succinogenes major paralogous domain-containing protein, which translates to MNLVYKSLIGVSILSLIACGDDSASSASKDSVKKGLPSEVSSPVDLAYYECDEELEGVSVYVKSAEIDYVCNGDGWFRADDPVSEIRYSEINGNSKDSVKTDSTEATDPEEEPDVSENTFTDARDGQVYKMVKIGSQVWMAQNLNYDYQVDGESYGSYCYTHMVSMCSTYGRLYTWAAAMDSAAVFSEDGKGCGNDAACSLPERVRGVCPEGWHLPSALEWDTLLTFVGKTAEGYLALKSTSGWSNGRNGTDSTGFSMKPAGYRDTQNANDSSPFANKTAGFAGEKDVARFWVSSGPYDDNEIAKSDLQFEVNFTSEEWDDDGFADEGIGFTARRFAYSVRCVKD; encoded by the coding sequence ATGAATTTAGTCTACAAATCACTTATTGGTGTTAGCATTTTATCTCTTATTGCTTGTGGCGACGATAGTGCGTCATCTGCATCTAAAGATAGCGTCAAAAAGGGGCTTCCCTCTGAGGTTTCCTCGCCGGTTGATTTAGCCTATTACGAATGCGATGAAGAACTCGAGGGCGTTTCCGTATACGTAAAATCAGCCGAAATCGATTACGTTTGTAATGGCGACGGATGGTTTAGGGCCGATGACCCTGTAAGCGAAATCCGTTATTCCGAAATAAATGGCAATTCGAAGGATTCTGTAAAGACCGATTCTACAGAAGCGACGGATCCTGAAGAAGAACCGGATGTTTCCGAAAATACCTTCACGGATGCTCGCGATGGCCAAGTCTACAAAATGGTGAAAATCGGTTCGCAGGTCTGGATGGCGCAGAACTTGAATTACGATTATCAGGTGGATGGCGAAAGCTATGGCTCATATTGTTATACTCACATGGTATCCATGTGCAGTACGTACGGTCGTCTCTATACTTGGGCCGCGGCCATGGATAGCGCAGCTGTATTTAGCGAAGACGGCAAGGGTTGTGGCAATGATGCGGCTTGTTCTTTGCCTGAACGCGTGAGAGGGGTTTGTCCGGAAGGCTGGCACCTGCCGAGTGCTTTGGAATGGGATACCTTGTTGACCTTTGTCGGAAAAACCGCAGAAGGCTATTTAGCGCTTAAGTCGACAAGTGGCTGGAGTAATGGCCGCAATGGAACGGATTCCACAGGCTTTTCGATGAAACCGGCGGGTTATAGGGACACACAAAATGCGAATGATTCGTCTCCGTTTGCTAATAAAACTGCAGGTTTTGCTGGCGAAAAAGATGTCGCTCGTTTTTGGGTGTCTTCGGGACCCTATGATGATAACGAAATAGCTAAAAGCGATTTGCAGTTTGAAGTGAACTTCACGTCCGAAGAATGGGATGATGACGGTTTTGCTGATGAAGGTATTGGTTTTACTGCAAGGCGTTTTGCCTATTCGGTTCGTTGCGTAAAAGACTAG
- the trmFO gene encoding methylenetetrahydrofolate--tRNA-(uracil(54)-C(5))-methyltransferase (FADH(2)-oxidizing) TrmFO: MNERVRVIGGGLAGCEAALQLASRGFKVDLYEMRPVKPTPAHKDGHLAQLVCSNSFKALGITSAHGLLKQELTMLGSFLLDSAREAAVPAGDSLTVNRDIFSESVEKKIAESPNITLHREEVTSLEGDCPTLVAAGPLASDALADDIFKRLGSNRLHFFDAIAPVIETDSIDFNHAFYRNRWEKGETADFINCPLDKETYAEFVRKLCEAESTEPRPFEKNELFEGCLPVEEMARRGYETLRHGPMRPIGLGLGNDGHLWYAVIQLRAENKQKTLFNMVGFQTRLKWGTQKEIFTMVPALRNAKFARLGCMHRNTFIESPKFLDKTLRLRPDLECAKGIPPTWFAGQITGSEGYTEAVATGWYAAWNMAQTILHGHADPLPDESCIGSLMNRLVEENEDFQPMNFNFGLLPHHEGLKKKNKKEILAARAEESVRKWIADRKMV, translated from the coding sequence ATGAATGAACGCGTACGTGTAATCGGTGGTGGACTCGCCGGATGCGAAGCGGCTTTGCAACTTGCTAGCCGCGGTTTTAAAGTGGATTTGTATGAAATGCGTCCGGTCAAGCCGACGCCCGCCCACAAGGACGGTCATCTGGCCCAATTAGTTTGTTCCAACAGCTTTAAGGCTTTGGGGATCACAAGTGCCCATGGCCTTTTGAAGCAGGAACTCACCATGCTCGGAAGCTTTTTGCTGGACTCTGCTCGCGAAGCAGCCGTGCCTGCAGGCGATTCCCTGACGGTGAACCGCGATATTTTCAGCGAATCAGTCGAGAAAAAGATCGCGGAATCCCCGAACATTACACTTCATCGCGAAGAAGTTACGAGCCTTGAAGGCGACTGCCCCACACTTGTAGCGGCAGGCCCCTTGGCTAGTGACGCGCTCGCCGACGACATTTTCAAGCGTCTCGGCAGCAACCGTTTGCACTTTTTCGATGCCATCGCTCCCGTCATCGAAACGGACAGCATCGACTTTAATCACGCCTTTTACCGCAACCGCTGGGAAAAGGGCGAAACGGCAGACTTTATCAACTGCCCGCTGGACAAGGAAACTTACGCCGAATTCGTGCGCAAGCTCTGCGAAGCCGAAAGCACGGAACCTCGCCCGTTCGAAAAGAACGAGCTGTTCGAAGGCTGCTTGCCCGTAGAAGAAATGGCGCGTCGTGGCTACGAAACGTTACGCCACGGGCCCATGCGCCCGATAGGGCTTGGGCTTGGAAACGACGGTCATTTGTGGTATGCCGTTATTCAGCTCCGCGCCGAAAACAAGCAAAAGACTTTGTTCAACATGGTGGGTTTCCAAACGCGCCTCAAGTGGGGCACGCAGAAAGAAATCTTCACTATGGTGCCGGCCTTGCGCAACGCAAAATTTGCGCGCCTCGGCTGCATGCACCGCAACACCTTTATTGAATCGCCCAAGTTCCTGGACAAGACGCTCCGCCTGCGTCCAGATCTTGAATGCGCCAAGGGCATTCCGCCTACATGGTTTGCAGGCCAGATTACAGGTTCCGAAGGCTACACCGAAGCTGTTGCGACCGGCTGGTACGCCGCCTGGAACATGGCGCAGACGATTCTGCACGGTCATGCCGACCCGCTCCCCGACGAGAGTTGTATCGGCTCGCTCATGAACCGCCTCGTGGAAGAAAACGAGGACTTCCAGCCGATGAATTTCAACTTCGGGCTGCTCCCCCACCACGAAGGCCTCAAGAAGAAGAATAAAAAAGAGATTCTTGCGGCTCGCGCCGAAGAATCTGTTCGAAAGTGGATTGCCGATAGGAAGATGGTCTAG
- a CDS encoding phosphoenolpyruvate carboxykinase (GTP), which translates to MSLTLNDIKHPKISTWVNEMIAMCEPDNVVVVDGSKEEYDALMQKCVKAGLATKLAKKENCYLFRSLPSDVARVESRTFISSVKEEDAGPTNHWIDPSELKQTMRKLYKGCMHGRTMYVIPFCMGPLGSPISKNGIEVTDSEYVVLNMDIMTRAGKKVLDIFNADVNAEFVPCLHSVGKPLRECESDNGIWPCADVEYKYITQFPEERLIWSYGSGYGGNALLGKKCFALRIATVLARDEGWLAEHMLILKLTNPKGEVKYVTGAFPSACGKTNLAMLIPTIPGWKVETIGDDIAWMKFGKDGRLYAINPEAGFFGVAPGTSAESNKNALISAEKNTIYTNCALTEDGDIWWEGIGYPAKGKLVDWKGKTRDALPKDKAPKGEEMAHPNARFTAPAKQCPCIAKEWEDPAGVPIDAILFGGRRPSTIPLVHQSLSWNHGVFLGSIVGSEITAASTIDASQVGKIRRDPFAILPFCGYNMGDYFKHWIEIGKKSTEDKLPKIFYVNWFRKDANNEKLPGGFMWPGYGDNSRVLAWIFDRCNGDNSNVVETAIGYMPKTLNTDGLADYYKETLPEILKVDVEGWKKELADVKENHYPKFGKHLPKELSDIIDMIQDRLNKA; encoded by the coding sequence ATGAGTCTTACCCTTAACGATATCAAGCACCCGAAGATCAGTACTTGGGTGAATGAAATGATTGCCATGTGCGAACCGGACAACGTCGTTGTCGTTGACGGCTCCAAGGAAGAATACGATGCCCTTATGCAGAAGTGCGTCAAGGCTGGCCTCGCCACGAAGCTCGCCAAGAAGGAAAACTGCTACCTGTTCCGTTCTCTCCCGTCTGACGTGGCCCGCGTCGAATCCCGTACCTTCATTTCCTCTGTGAAGGAAGAAGATGCAGGTCCGACCAACCACTGGATCGACCCGTCTGAACTCAAGCAGACGATGCGTAAGCTCTATAAGGGTTGTATGCATGGCCGTACCATGTACGTGATTCCGTTCTGCATGGGCCCGCTCGGCTCCCCGATTTCCAAGAACGGTATCGAAGTCACTGACTCCGAATACGTTGTTCTCAACATGGACATCATGACTCGCGCCGGTAAGAAGGTTCTCGACATCTTCAATGCAGACGTGAACGCTGAATTCGTTCCGTGCCTCCACTCCGTTGGTAAGCCGCTCCGCGAATGCGAAAGCGACAACGGCATCTGGCCCTGCGCTGACGTTGAATACAAGTACATCACTCAGTTCCCCGAAGAACGCCTCATTTGGTCCTACGGTTCGGGCTACGGTGGAAACGCTCTTCTCGGTAAGAAGTGCTTCGCTCTCCGTATCGCTACCGTTCTCGCTCGCGACGAAGGCTGGCTCGCTGAACACATGCTCATCCTCAAGCTCACCAACCCGAAGGGCGAAGTCAAGTACGTGACAGGCGCATTCCCGTCTGCTTGCGGTAAGACGAACCTCGCCATGCTCATCCCGACTATCCCGGGCTGGAAGGTCGAAACCATCGGTGACGACATTGCATGGATGAAGTTTGGTAAGGATGGCCGTCTCTATGCTATTAACCCGGAAGCCGGCTTCTTCGGCGTTGCTCCGGGCACCTCTGCAGAATCCAACAAGAACGCTCTTATCTCTGCAGAAAAGAACACCATTTACACCAACTGCGCCCTCACTGAAGACGGCGACATCTGGTGGGAAGGCATCGGCTACCCGGCTAAGGGCAAGCTCGTTGACTGGAAGGGCAAGACCCGTGACGCTCTCCCGAAGGACAAGGCTCCTAAGGGCGAAGAAATGGCTCACCCGAACGCTCGCTTCACCGCTCCGGCCAAGCAGTGCCCCTGCATCGCCAAGGAATGGGAAGATCCTGCTGGCGTGCCTATCGACGCTATCCTCTTCGGTGGCCGTCGTCCGTCTACTATTCCTCTGGTTCACCAGTCCCTCAGCTGGAACCACGGCGTGTTCCTTGGCTCCATCGTGGGTTCCGAAATCACGGCTGCCTCTACGATTGACGCCTCTCAGGTCGGTAAGATCCGTCGCGACCCGTTCGCCATCCTCCCGTTCTGCGGCTACAACATGGGTGACTATTTCAAGCACTGGATCGAAATCGGTAAGAAGTCTACCGAAGACAAGCTCCCGAAGATCTTCTACGTGAACTGGTTCCGTAAGGATGCCAACAACGAAAAGCTTCCGGGTGGCTTCATGTGGCCGGGTTACGGCGACAACAGCCGCGTGCTCGCTTGGATTTTCGACCGTTGCAACGGCGATAACTCCAACGTTGTTGAAACCGCTATCGGTTACATGCCGAAGACCCTCAACACTGACGGTCTCGCTGACTACTACAAGGAAACCCTCCCGGAAATCCTCAAGGTTGATGTGGAAGGCTGGAAGAAGGAACTCGCCGACGTTAAGGAAAATCACTATCCGAAGTTCGGCAAGCACCTCCCGAAGGAACTCTCTGACATCATCGACATGATCCAGGATCGTTTGAACAAGGCATAA
- a CDS encoding IMP cyclohydrolase, which produces MSKDLVLKFVDPVPMRYGENSHQSAVFYRDPTCTEASLATAKQLWGKELSYNNIVDADAALEMAREFAGENAVVIVKHMNPCGLATGKTLDKAFEAAWAGDPVSAFGSVIAVTKKVDLKTAMLLKGRFVEILLAPAFEKDALEFLKNKSKDIRLLEVGEIKKATKMKVYKHVIGGMLVQDRDVDVYEKFECVTKKKFPKNKEALARFTWIVTKHTKSNAIVMGYEYARGYFQVLGLGPGQPNRIDSNLRLCQPRVRDNVARMKEAQKFFNEKGKCIDKAGLKALEQKVFGEVVMGSDAFFPFPDNVEAAAKAGVKYIVQPGGSKKDDLSIDACNKLDVAMVFTGMRHFRH; this is translated from the coding sequence ATGTCCAAAGATCTCGTCTTGAAATTTGTTGACCCCGTTCCCATGCGCTACGGTGAAAACTCCCACCAGTCTGCGGTGTTCTACCGCGACCCGACCTGCACCGAAGCAAGCCTCGCTACCGCAAAGCAGCTCTGGGGTAAGGAACTTTCTTACAACAACATCGTCGACGCAGACGCCGCCCTCGAGATGGCCCGCGAATTCGCCGGAGAAAACGCTGTCGTCATCGTGAAGCACATGAACCCCTGCGGACTTGCAACCGGCAAGACCCTCGACAAGGCTTTCGAAGCCGCCTGGGCAGGTGACCCGGTGTCGGCCTTCGGTTCTGTGATCGCCGTGACCAAGAAGGTTGACCTGAAGACTGCCATGCTCCTCAAGGGCCGTTTCGTAGAAATCCTCCTCGCTCCGGCTTTTGAAAAGGATGCTCTCGAATTTCTCAAGAACAAGTCCAAGGACATCCGCCTCCTGGAAGTGGGCGAAATCAAGAAGGCCACCAAGATGAAGGTTTACAAGCACGTGATTGGCGGCATGCTCGTCCAGGACCGCGACGTGGACGTCTATGAGAAGTTCGAATGCGTCACCAAGAAGAAGTTCCCCAAGAACAAGGAAGCCCTCGCCCGCTTCACCTGGATTGTTACCAAGCACACCAAGTCTAACGCCATCGTAATGGGTTACGAATACGCCCGCGGCTACTTCCAGGTTCTCGGCCTCGGCCCCGGCCAGCCGAACCGCATTGACTCTAACCTCCGCCTCTGCCAGCCCCGCGTGCGCGACAACGTTGCCCGCATGAAGGAAGCTCAGAAGTTCTTCAACGAAAAAGGCAAGTGCATCGACAAGGCCGGTCTCAAGGCTCTGGAACAGAAGGTATTCGGCGAAGTCGTCATGGGCTCCGACGCCTTCTTCCCGTTCCCGGACAACGTAGAAGCCGCAGCCAAGGCTGGCGTGAAGTACATCGTGCAGCCGGGTGGCTCCAAGAAGGACGACCTCTCCATCGACGCGTGCAACAAGCTCGACGTGGCCATGGTATTCACCGGCATGAGGCATTTCCGTCACTAA
- a CDS encoding PadR family transcriptional regulator — MNRYDLVLLGLILEKQRSGYDIITEVRNRELDRWANLSTSTVYNRLATLEKHGDISGQSVRDGNRPERVVFTITEKGRDTLRKEVLKHLTGFNDDPRTLGFAFLFGAEQKELIRSLEAHERRLVKEVERLEQMIAEEPRPTLFAEGPFLNCMSRDHILVELKYVRAAIGILRDPVRNKKLDGYFYINFGNRDFVNKKD, encoded by the coding sequence ATGAATCGTTATGACTTGGTACTTCTGGGACTGATCCTGGAGAAGCAACGCAGTGGTTACGACATCATTACCGAGGTTCGTAACCGCGAATTGGACCGCTGGGCGAACCTCAGCACCTCGACCGTTTACAACAGGCTAGCAACGCTAGAAAAACATGGCGACATTTCTGGTCAGAGCGTACGTGACGGAAACCGTCCTGAACGCGTGGTGTTCACGATTACCGAAAAGGGGCGCGACACCTTGCGCAAGGAAGTGCTTAAGCACTTGACTGGCTTTAACGATGACCCGAGAACGCTCGGCTTCGCTTTCCTTTTTGGTGCAGAGCAGAAAGAACTTATTCGATCACTTGAAGCGCATGAACGTCGCTTGGTGAAAGAGGTAGAACGCTTGGAACAGATGATTGCCGAAGAACCGCGCCCGACCCTTTTTGCAGAAGGCCCGTTCCTCAACTGCATGAGCCGCGACCACATTCTGGTGGAACTCAAGTATGTGCGCGCCGCTATCGGAATTTTGCGTGATCCGGTACGCAACAAGAAACTCGACGGCTACTTTTACATCAACTTTGGAAACCGCGATTTTGTGAATAAGAAAGACTAG
- a CDS encoding c-type cytochrome, whose amino-acid sequence MFRYLMILGLMLFLPGLYALGYSVYQGPSAWMVDSRTFWGTPISLFVFWIGLAHAGTLLSAIFLALDIKLDRRTALIAELSTLVCLVFAGIFPLMHLGVIDNFYMVAPFLDARGNFANVRSPLVWDFCCIAVYALLSLLFFGVHLKSRENPLLERYRKPMAWLLFPLVLWVHTVVSLDFATTFVPEWRGAFFPVYFIAGAILSGLALMNLLICAEGYRVRLLERLQLICTWILCAIWIWDLMLKGSICTWALVFAGILPQFRMVSIIRENKWGRIAFSVSILIGLFLERVYIVSPEFGLQASSPFNWIDWGLVAFSVGGFVLLFFGIRRYLNRNMEGAGSYFGEVDGTDLADAEQQELEKENSTGLRGVEKLKKGFYIQPWSSEEYHVLRLPLLVGFAAAILFVVWAWGQSVFAQVELSIANVIPLLYPIIAAVTAITLCIRAYLVEKSFAMTRREKSLCVVLFVLLAACLGAFFAGGSSENSTKTLDSQPIGVDAPVSLNQARLLWNARCATCHGADGRLNEKFVREFYPVPPKLDAQRLDSLGADSLVKVILNGRSNMNAFAGRLTPSEALGLVNYMRTLAGEDASESVKEGE is encoded by the coding sequence ATGTTTCGCTACCTGATGATTTTGGGACTGATGCTGTTTTTGCCGGGGCTTTACGCTCTGGGTTACTCAGTTTATCAGGGACCTTCGGCTTGGATGGTGGATTCCCGTACCTTCTGGGGAACGCCCATTAGCCTGTTTGTGTTCTGGATTGGCCTGGCTCATGCGGGTACGCTTCTGTCGGCGATTTTCCTTGCGCTCGATATCAAACTTGACCGCCGCACAGCCCTGATTGCAGAACTCTCGACACTGGTTTGCCTTGTATTTGCTGGAATTTTCCCGCTCATGCACTTGGGCGTCATCGACAACTTTTACATGGTGGCCCCCTTCCTCGATGCCCGCGGCAACTTCGCCAATGTGCGTTCGCCCCTAGTTTGGGACTTCTGCTGCATTGCGGTGTATGCGCTATTGTCGCTGCTGTTCTTTGGGGTGCATTTAAAGTCCCGCGAGAACCCGCTGCTGGAACGTTACCGCAAGCCGATGGCGTGGCTTTTGTTCCCGCTGGTGCTTTGGGTGCATACGGTGGTGAGCCTGGATTTTGCAACGACTTTTGTGCCGGAGTGGCGCGGCGCATTCTTCCCGGTCTACTTTATTGCTGGGGCAATCCTTTCGGGGCTTGCGCTCATGAACCTCCTGATTTGTGCTGAAGGCTACCGCGTGCGCCTCCTGGAACGCCTGCAGCTTATATGCACCTGGATTCTTTGCGCAATCTGGATCTGGGACTTGATGCTCAAGGGCTCCATTTGCACGTGGGCTCTAGTTTTCGCCGGAATTCTTCCTCAGTTCCGCATGGTTTCGATCATTCGCGAAAACAAGTGGGGTAGAATCGCTTTCTCCGTGAGCATTTTGATTGGCCTGTTCCTTGAAAGGGTTTACATCGTTTCGCCGGAATTTGGCCTTCAGGCATCTTCGCCCTTTAATTGGATTGACTGGGGGCTTGTAGCTTTCTCGGTGGGCGGCTTTGTGTTGCTTTTCTTTGGCATTCGCCGTTACCTGAATCGCAATATGGAAGGGGCCGGCTCCTATTTTGGCGAAGTCGACGGAACCGATTTGGCGGACGCCGAACAGCAGGAGCTTGAAAAAGAAAACTCTACAGGCTTGCGTGGCGTAGAAAAACTCAAAAAGGGCTTCTACATTCAGCCTTGGTCTTCGGAAGAATACCATGTGTTGCGTTTACCCTTGCTTGTGGGTTTTGCAGCAGCGATTCTTTTTGTGGTTTGGGCTTGGGGTCAAAGCGTTTTTGCTCAAGTAGAACTTTCCATTGCGAACGTGATTCCGCTATTGTATCCAATTATTGCGGCGGTGACAGCCATTACCCTGTGTATTCGTGCGTACCTCGTGGAAAAATCGTTCGCCATGACTCGCCGAGAAAAATCGCTGTGCGTGGTGTTGTTTGTGTTGCTGGCCGCCTGTTTGGGAGCTTTCTTTGCAGGAGGATCTTCTGAAAATTCAACGAAGACGCTAGATTCTCAGCCGATAGGTGTCGATGCTCCGGTTTCTTTGAATCAAGCCCGTTTGCTTTGGAATGCCCGCTGTGCCACATGCCACGGAGCCGATGGCCGTCTCAATGAAAAATTCGTGCGCGAATTTTACCCAGTGCCGCCAAAGCTGGATGCTCAACGTCTCGATAGCCTTGGAGCGGATTCCTTGGTCAAGGTGATTTTGAATGGTCGCAGCAATATGAATGCCTTTGCTGGCCGCTTGACTCCGAGTGAAGCTTTGGGCCTTGTGAATTATATGCGAACGCTTGCCGGAGAAGATGCTTCTGAATCGGTAAAGGAGGGCGAATAA
- the glgC gene encoding glucose-1-phosphate adenylyltransferase: MSWSYSREHQKNILCMIMAGGQGSRLQPLTRDRAKPAVHFGGTYRIIDFVLNNFINSGIFKIKVLTQFKSDSLNKHISAAWNLNASLDQYVDLVPAQMRTGDDWYKGTADAIFQNINLITDERPDLVAIFGGDHIYKMDINQMIDFHLSRAALLTIAAIPVPVSEASEFGIIEVDADNRMIGFEEKPKNPKEMPGNPGYCLASMGNYIFTSKFLVRELLKGAENGATDFGKHIIPSLYKDYPVYVYDFNTNIVRGEQASTKGYWRDVGTLDAFFEANMDLCSENPPFDLYNNYWPIRTFNWNQPPARFFAGDGNAHQGAAIDSIVSSGCIIGGGTVVKSILSPGVSIQKDALVEESILFPNVTIGPGAKVRRAIIEKGLHIPAGFQIGYDLERDKKLFHVTESGIVVLAKDTIIKA, encoded by the coding sequence ATGAGTTGGTCTTATTCTAGAGAACACCAGAAAAACATCCTTTGCATGATCATGGCCGGCGGTCAAGGCAGCCGTTTACAGCCCCTCACCCGCGACCGCGCGAAGCCTGCCGTCCATTTTGGCGGAACCTACCGCATTATCGACTTTGTGCTGAACAACTTTATCAACTCCGGCATCTTCAAAATCAAGGTTTTGACGCAGTTCAAGAGCGATTCCTTGAACAAGCACATTTCTGCAGCCTGGAACCTGAACGCAAGTCTTGACCAATACGTGGACCTGGTTCCTGCACAGATGCGCACTGGTGATGACTGGTACAAGGGTACCGCCGACGCCATTTTCCAGAATATCAACCTGATTACCGACGAACGCCCGGACCTCGTGGCCATTTTCGGTGGCGACCACATTTACAAGATGGATATCAACCAGATGATCGATTTCCACCTGAGCCGTGCCGCCCTTTTGACCATTGCCGCCATTCCGGTGCCGGTTTCCGAAGCTTCTGAATTCGGTATTATCGAAGTGGACGCCGACAACCGTATGATCGGTTTCGAAGAAAAGCCCAAGAACCCCAAAGAAATGCCCGGCAACCCCGGCTACTGCCTTGCGAGCATGGGCAACTACATCTTTACGAGCAAGTTCCTGGTGCGTGAACTCTTGAAGGGTGCCGAAAACGGCGCGACCGACTTCGGCAAGCACATTATTCCGAGCCTGTACAAGGACTACCCCGTTTACGTGTACGACTTCAACACCAATATCGTGCGCGGCGAACAGGCCAGCACCAAGGGTTACTGGCGCGATGTGGGAACGCTCGACGCCTTCTTCGAAGCGAACATGGACCTTTGCTCCGAAAACCCGCCGTTTGACCTTTACAACAACTACTGGCCGATCCGTACTTTCAACTGGAACCAGCCTCCTGCAAGATTCTTTGCTGGCGACGGCAATGCCCACCAGGGTGCAGCCATCGACTCCATCGTGTCTTCGGGCTGTATCATTGGCGGCGGTACCGTTGTCAAGAGCATTCTCTCCCCCGGTGTTTCTATCCAGAAAGACGCCCTGGTCGAAGAATCGATACTGTTCCCGAACGTGACGATTGGCCCTGGCGCCAAGGTGCGCCGCGCCATCATCGAAAAGGGTCTGCACATTCCGGCCGGCTTCCAGATTGGCTACGACCTGGAACGAGACAAGAAGCTCTTCCACGTGACCGAATCCGGAATCGTGGTTCTTGCAAAGGATACCATTATTAAGGCATAA
- a CDS encoding NifU family protein has protein sequence MSEELCANLSKKLQELAKAPKYRGAIFQIEADEKGLALVDVKEASLKVYLMIDPECDKILETRFFTYGGPIFTALADTFCKKIQMATIDEACAITAESLELELRDTPDVPAIAENAPEIKQMNTLIKRVYDVYPEKKATAILVREKMERIKYRTQTAEGRAEADAEWNALTKIQKIEKVEAWLHQSVRGMLQGDGGDVEILDLTEDNRLKIRYQGACAGCGSAMGGTLFYIEDELKNNVYYNLIVEPEDPLDNIQQNEMSDADRNLAGLDDNNPPPSLF, from the coding sequence ATGAGCGAAGAACTGTGCGCAAATTTATCGAAAAAGTTACAAGAACTAGCCAAGGCCCCCAAATACCGTGGAGCCATCTTCCAAATCGAAGCCGACGAAAAAGGCCTCGCCCTGGTCGATGTCAAAGAGGCTAGCCTTAAAGTTTATTTGATGATTGATCCGGAATGCGACAAGATTCTGGAAACGAGATTCTTTACCTACGGCGGCCCGATTTTTACCGCCCTTGCAGACACCTTCTGCAAAAAGATCCAGATGGCAACCATCGACGAAGCCTGCGCAATTACCGCCGAAAGTCTGGAACTCGAGCTCCGCGACACGCCGGACGTACCGGCCATTGCCGAAAACGCTCCTGAAATCAAGCAGATGAACACGCTGATCAAGCGCGTTTACGACGTGTACCCCGAAAAGAAGGCAACCGCCATTCTGGTGCGCGAAAAGATGGAACGCATCAAGTACCGCACGCAAACCGCCGAAGGCCGTGCCGAAGCGGACGCCGAATGGAACGCCCTCACCAAGATTCAGAAAATCGAAAAGGTTGAAGCCTGGCTGCACCAGTCCGTACGCGGTATGCTCCAGGGCGACGGTGGCGACGTTGAAATTCTCGATTTGACCGAAGACAACCGCCTGAAAATCCGCTACCAGGGTGCCTGCGCCGGTTGCGGTTCTGCCATGGGCGGAACGCTCTTCTATATCGAAGACGAACTCAAGAACAACGTGTACTACAACCTGATTGTGGAACCCGAAGACCCGCTCGACAACATTCAGCAGAACGAAATGTCTGATGCTGACCGAAATTTGGCTGGATTAGACGATAACAATCCTCCCCCCAGCCTTTTCTAA